Proteins encoded together in one Mobula birostris isolate sMobBir1 chromosome 7, sMobBir1.hap1, whole genome shotgun sequence window:
- the n4bp3 gene encoding leucine zipper putative tumor suppressor 2 homolog gives MPMAAVHTLSVSSDHNNLYPCSPVNSKCKMGSVGSLMAEKHELTSDNMKSHRSGNAYNLRQPDGLFKKGLTQRDLLNYLNSTKKGAKTDKRIASGCSSMERCRKDGQNEIYGKDIDLKKNSLPVGGKFEKSRFRPSAFTPVVPTNFSSTQNLYPQQTKELSDSTASLNVFSKMDHSPMRNGAEKKDYFRTVSQEEDLSDSGRNSMTSLPPCGTGLKHHIGQISASMGQINHIGSNCIDGGSKEASNSDSGRFSCKSMAVLSRVDPQGNMSPSCELSRSMEDVVRELEDRLHEKEVELKHVRRNLDESEDAIAQVFEDKQRLWEKEMEELKRIYASKLRQVTQQAQHTQRTLQLQVFKIKQEKRKLQEDFNKLLLECEQLKSQCTSYRQEQDDLTPKLEETKWEVCQKAGEIALLKQQLRDSQAEVAEKLSELFSLKALLQEVRVELCTKDEQMLLLKNSLQSQSKQLAKSTNALLQQQQQQEEHILLQEACLERDGAPEEMKGLLNRETDDLKARSCHGDTTQGLVLQIERLKAELLLERRQCEAQAANFEIERSTWQDEKEKVIQYQKQLQSSYLEMYQRNQALEQEIRVITAKVELTDNDVKQNLPWIERIESSEI, from the exons ATGCCCATGGCTGCTGTCCACACCTTATCTGTATCTAGTGATCACAACAACCTGTATCCTTGTTCTCCAGTTAACAGCAAGTGCAAAATGGGAAGCGTTGGTAGTCTAATGGCTGAAAAACATGAGCTCACAAGTGATAATATGAAGAGTCACCGAAGTGGGAACGCATACAACCTCAGGCAGCCAGATGGGCTCTTTAAAAAAGGACTGACCCAGAGAGACCTGTTGAACTATCTTAACAGCACCAAAAAAGGAGCAAAAACGGACAAAAGGATTGCGTCCGGGTGTTCTTCCATGGAACGGTGCCGAAAAGACGGACAGAATGAGATTTATGGGAAGGACATTGACCTAAAAAAGAACTCACTTCCTGTTGGAGGAAAATTTGAAAAG TCACGATTCCGACCCTCTGCATTCACGCCGGTGGTGCCAACGAACTTCAGTTCAACGCAGAATCTGTATCCGCAGCAGACCAAGGAGCTGAGTGACAGTACAGCCAGCCTCAATGTCTTCAGCAAGATGGACCATTCACCCATGAGGAATGGAGCTGAAAAGAAGGATTACTTCAGGACAGTCAGTCAAGAGGAGGACCTGTCTGACTCTGGGCGGAATTCCATGACGAGCCTCCCTCCCTGCGGAACGGGCCTGAAGCACCACATAGGGCAGATAAGTGCCTCCATGGGGCAAATCAACCACATTGGCTCAAACTGCATTGATGGGGGATCCAAGGAGGCTTCCAACTCTGACAGTGGCCGTTTCTCCTGCAAGAGTATGGCAGTCCTGAGCCGGGTGGACCCCCAGGGCAACATGTCCCCTTCCTGCGAGCTGTCACGATCGATGGAGGACGTTGTCAGAGAGCTGGAAGACCGACTTCACGAGAAGGAAGTGGAGCTGAAGCACGTGAGGAGGAACCTGGATGAGAGCGAGGATGCCATTGCTCAGGTGTTCGAGGATAAGCAAAGgctctgggagaaggagatggaagaGCTGAAGCGAATCTATGCCAGCAAGCTGCGCCAGGTGACCCAGCAAGCCCAGCACACCCAGCGGACTCTCCAGCTGCAGGTCTTCAAGATCAAGCAGGAGAAGAGGAAGCTGCAGGAGGATTTCAACAAGTTGCTGCTGGAATGTGAGCAGCTCAAAAGCCAGTGTACGTCTTATCGACAGGAGCAAGATGACTTAACCCCAAAGCTGGAGGAGACCAAATGGGAG GTCTGTCAGAAGGCTGGTGAGATCGCCCTGCTGAAGCAGCAACTGCGAGACTCTCAGGCAGAGGTAGCGGAGAAACTGAGTGAGCTGTTCAGCCTGAAAGCCCTGCTCCAAGAAGTTCGAGTGGAGCTCTGTACCAAAGATGAACAGATGTTGCTGCTAAAGAACTCCCTGCAGTCACAATCCAAGCAACTAGCTAAAAGCACAAACGCACtgctgcagcagcagcagcagcaggagGAGCACATCTTACTCCAAGAAGCCTGCCTGGAGAGAGATGGAGCACCCGAAGAAATGAAAGGCTTGTTGAACAGGGAGACTGATGATCTGAAAGCCAGAAGCTGTCATGGTGACACCACCCAAGGTCTTGTCCTCCAGATTGAAAGACTGAAAGCTGAACTGTTATTGGAACGAAGGCAGTGTGAAGCCCAAGCTGCCAATTTTGAAATTGAGAGAAGTACCTGGCAGGACGAAAAGGAAAAAGTCATTCAGTATCAGAAACAACTACAGTCTAGTTATCTAGAGATGTACCAAAGAAACCAAGCCCTTGAACAAGAAATTCGGGTTATTACAGCCAAAGTAGAACTGACGGACAATGATGTCAAACAGAACCTACCATGGATTGAAAGGATCGAATCCTCTGAGATATGA